The Terriglobia bacterium genomic interval GCCTGGTGTTCTGGGGAGATCTCGACCGGAATTTCTATGCCTTCGATGCCGAAACCGGAAAGATGCTCTGGCAGACGCAGATCGACGCCCCGATCCAGAACAGCACGATCACATACGCTGTGAACGGCAAGCAGTACATCGCTGTACTCGGCGGTCTGGGCGGTCTCTCTTCCGGACTCCTGAGGCAAGCGGGGTTCCAGCCGGTTCAGAAAGACGGGCTGTACGTGTTTTCATTGCCGTAAAAGGCAAGCTGCAGATGACGCGGATGCATCAGCGCTATCGGCGTCGTCTGCGGCTAACGTACTTCCCAAGAAGGGTAGAAAAGAACCATCCCATTAATCCGGCCTGACTCCGCTCAGTCTTATAACTATTTATTTTCAACAGCTTACGAATTTGGAACGTTTCCTGCTACAAGATACACCAGCGCCGACATCTCCTCTGGAAGGGTTTTGGTCGTCGTTTCATCGATTAACTCTGGCCCCCGGTTTCCGGGGGCCTTTTTTTGCGCTACGATATCCGGCATGACAAAAATCACTCGCCGCGAATTTGCCTGGACTGCGGCTGCTCTAGCTTTGCAGACCCGGACGCTGGGCGCAGCCGTATCTCCGCTCGATGACGTTCTCCGGACGGGCATCCAGCGAAGAAAGATACCGGCCGTTGCCGCAATGGTGGCGACCGCGGACAAGATCAGGTATCAGGGCGCATTCGGCAAACGCGACGTGTCTTCAGGTATCGATGTCACGCCGGACTCGATCTTTGCAATCGCCTCGATGACCAAGGCGATCACATCAACGGCCGCTCTTCAGCTGGTGGATCAGGGCAAGCTGAAACTGGACGAGCCCGTCTCGAAACATCTTCGTCAATTGGGAATGCTGCGCGTTCTCGAGGGTTACGATTCCGCCGGCAAACCGGTGTTGCGCGCGCCGCGCACTCCGGTGACGCTGCATCATCTGCTCACCCATACCTCAGGTCTGTGCTACGACACCTGGAGCGGCGAAATGGTCGAGTATGAAAAGCGCGGCGGTGCCGCACCCAGCGGTGTTGCGCCGTCGGTGCCACTGATGTTCGATCCGGGAAAGCGCTGGCAGTACGGCTACAGCACCGACTGGACGGGCCGGCTGGTTGAGAAAGTGAGCGGCTTGACGCTCGAGCAATATTTTCAGCGCAACATTCTTCAGCCACTCGCCATGAAAGACACCTCGTTCATCGTTCCGCCGGAGAAGTTCGATCGTCTGGTCAGCCGCCATCAACGCCAGGCCGATGGATCGCTTCAGCAGGAAATGCGGGCGCTGCCGCCGGTTCCTGCCGCATTCAACGGAGGCGGCGGCCTGTACTCGACAGCGGGCGACTACGTGCGGTTCATGCAGATGATCCTGAGGAAGGGCCGCAGTGCGAAGGGCGAAGAGATTCTCCGGCCGCAAACAGTGGCCATGATGTCGTCGAATCAAATCGGCGATCTCGGCGCCGGAAAGCTCAAGACCTTCCAGCCCGCACGCTCCAGTGATGTGGATCTGCATCCCGGCGCTGTCGACAGGTGGGGCCTCGGCTTCCTGATCAACACCGCGGCATATCCGGCTGGCCGCTCGGCCGGCAGCCTGGCCTGGGCCGGAATTGCGAACACGTTTTATTGGATCGATCCGAAGCGCGGAACCTGCGCCACGATCATGATGCAGTTCCTTCCGTTCGTGGATAAAGAAGCTGTCGGATTGTTGAGCGATTTTGAGCGCGCGGCCTATTCAAGCTGACGTACCAAATGGTGT includes:
- a CDS encoding serine hydrolase domain-containing protein — protein: MTKITRREFAWTAAALALQTRTLGAAVSPLDDVLRTGIQRRKIPAVAAMVATADKIRYQGAFGKRDVSSGIDVTPDSIFAIASMTKAITSTAALQLVDQGKLKLDEPVSKHLRQLGMLRVLEGYDSAGKPVLRAPRTPVTLHHLLTHTSGLCYDTWSGEMVEYEKRGGAAPSGVAPSVPLMFDPGKRWQYGYSTDWTGRLVEKVSGLTLEQYFQRNILQPLAMKDTSFIVPPEKFDRLVSRHQRQADGSLQQEMRALPPVPAAFNGGGGLYSTAGDYVRFMQMILRKGRSAKGEEILRPQTVAMMSSNQIGDLGAGKLKTFQPARSSDVDLHPGAVDRWGLGFLINTAAYPAGRSAGSLAWAGIANTFYWIDPKRGTCATIMMQFLPFVDKEAVGLLSDFERAAYSS